CGCGACCCCCGGCGTGACAGGCCGGTATTCTAACCAACTGAACTACCACTCCAGCATACAAATCTTGTAATATAACAGCGTTTAAATAGTTGGCGGAGTGGACGGGACTCGAACCCGCGACCCCCGGCGTGACAGGCCGGTATTCTAACCAACTGAACTACCACTCCAGCGCATATTTAAACTGTTATTTTTTCTTATTGGCGGAGTGGACGGGACTCGAACCCGCGACCCCCGGCGTGACAGGCCGGTATTCTAACCAACTGAACTACCACTCCATAATAAGAATATGTTTTACAACCATACGTTGTGTAAGTGTTGGCGGAGTGGACGGGACTCGAACCCGCGACCCCCGGCGTGACAGGCCGGTATTCTAACCAACTGAACTACCACTCCAGCTTTTACTTACAAGTTTTTCGAAAATGGCGGAGTGGACGGGACTCGAACCCGCGACCCCCGGCGTGACAGGCCGGTATTCTAACCAACTGAACTACCACTCCATATTTTCGTTGCTGTTTAGGTCTCCCTGACAGCGGCGTGAATAATACGAACCAACCCCTATTTCGTCAAGGGCTTTTTTGTTTTTTTATAGGTTTTTTAGTCATCTGACATCGAAAGGTTTAAAATTTCACCTGATTTGTCATTTTTTGAGCCGTTTTTACCAAGTTGATTTTTTCCTGAGTCGGTAACTTTGTCTTCGCCCACTTTCTTTTTCTTTAAAAAAGGCAGCTTCACGTTAAATTTTATCGGATTTTTCTGGACGAATACACGAATGGATAACCAACCTATTAATAAAATGAGTAAATTACAACCAACTATAAGACTCGTTAGCATAGCAGCTGTCATTTTTTCTTCTTCTGGTTCGCTCTGAATTATTATCTCAGGTTCACTAATTGCTGGTATTTCGATTTCTGGAATAACTTCGATGGGTCGTGCAACTTCAAATTTATACGTTGGCAGGGTCGCCATAAATTCGCGACCATTAATATTTGTGCCAAAAATGGATAGTTCGATATTATATCGTCCCCAATCATAATTTTTGACACTTAGTTGGCGTGATTGATTAGCGACCGCATCTATCACAAACATTTGCTCTTCGTTGTTAGGATAGTAAATCTTTCCTTGGATAATTACGGTGGCAGGGTCAACCATTGTGTTATCGATATTAATTGTTAGAAGATGATCGTCTTCATCTTTACCTAGCTCAATATCGTAACTTAGGGGAGGTTCGTGAACGATTAATGGGTTTTGCACTATTTGACGTTCAAGCAGAGGCGTTATAATAGAAAGTACGGGAGTCCACTCACCAGCAGGAAAACTAAACGTTAACTCTCCTGTAAATACGCCATCCCTCGCACGCTCATCTAAATCATAGCCATCATCTTTATACGTAGCAACATCTTCCCTACCCGCCCCAAAATTTGCATAGTTTTCTTTATTGGTGCTAATAAAACTAAGGTCTAAGTTAACTACATCTTTAAAAAAATCAGCATTGATCAGCTCGCCATCATTTAGTATTTGGCCAGTAACTTTAATTGTTTCGCCTCTAAAGATTAAAGAAGGGAATGCTTGTACCTCTAAATCTATTTTCCCTAATGCAATAACTCGACTATTAGAGCGGATCCTACCTATGGCCTGCCAAGGGCCTGGCATAGGGTTTTTAATACTAACAATGTCGTAACTAATTTCATCATACCAGTCGACCTCTAGGTTTTTAGCAAGCTCACTCACTAAGTACTTACTTCCATCGGGCCTAACTAGAACGACGGCTGGAGAACCTGGTTCCCTAAAAATTAGCAATGTTATTTTATCTAGGTTGCTATCTATACGAAAACGATTCTCCAGCAGAGGGATCTCATTTTGTTTCCCGTCGCGCTTTAATAGTTCAACTTGCTTAACGCCGTACGCGCTGCTTGTAAAAATACTAGCAACACATAACACGGTTACAAAATATATCGTTTTCATTATATCGCCTTATTCAGCGCGCCATATACATTGGCCGCCTTCTTTATTTACAAGATCTAATCGGGCTTCGTGTGCACTTTGCTCAGCATCGCTTGCACACAATACAACTAATGGTGCTCTGTCGCTGTTTAAACGCTTAATTCCCCCCTTTCGTTGTTCACTGCCTTCATCTTTATTTTGATTTAAGTTTAGCTTTGTTTGACCGCCTGTCATGGCAAGGTAAACGTCGGCCAAAATCTCAGAATCCAGTAATGCGCCATGTAACGTTCGCTTAGCATTGTCTACATCGTAACGGCGGCATAACGCATCAAGGTTGTTCTTTTGGCCTGGGTGCAAGTCACGCGCCATTTTAAGCGTGTCGAGCACTTGGCAGAATGTATTCGTTTTAGGATAGCCCTGATTAAGCAATGCAAATTCGTTATCCATGTGGCCAATATCGAACGGCGCATTATGAATAACTAGTTCAGCCCCTTCAATATAGTCGAAAAACTCTTGGGCAATTTGATGAAACAGTGGTTTATCACGCAAAAACTCGTTAGTAATACCGTGAACGTCGATTGCTTCCTCTTCGCTTGGTCGTTGTGGGTTTATATAAACGTGAAAGTTATTGCCTGTTAAACGACGGTTTACTAACTCCACACAACCAATTTCTATAATACGATGCCCTTGTTTAGGGTCGATGCCGGTGGTTTCTGTATCTAAAACTATTTGTCTACGTGCCATATCGAATTTAGCCTGATTCTGGTATCTTTCTATAATCACTTTATTGTACATAAAATCAAGGTAAAACAGTGCAAAAAACCGTAGAGATTTACACCGATGGCTCATGTTTAGGTAATCCAGGCCCCGGCGGTTATGGTATTTTTATGATTTACGATGCCCATGAGAAAGAATTAAGCCAAGGCTATAAACTCACAACCAATAACCGAATGGAAATGCTCGCGGCCATTGTAGCCCTTGAATCACTCACTCGAGAATGCAAAGTAAACCTAACAACCGATAGCCAATATGTTAAGCAAGGTATTGAATCGTGGATCACTAACTGGAAAAAACGTGGCTGGTTAACATCCGCTAAGAAACCGGTTAAAAACGTCGATTTATGGAAACGCCTAGATAAGGCATGCAGTGAACACACTGTGACATGGAAATGGGTTAAAGGGCATAGCGGCCACAAGTACAACGAAATAGTTGACGACTTAGCACGCGATGCCGCAGGCAGTAAAGATTTACTAGAAGATGTAGGTTACCAACCTTAATTAGCTGTTGTTA
The window above is part of the Pseudoalteromonas aliena SW19 genome. Proteins encoded here:
- a CDS encoding TIGR03503 family protein gives rise to the protein MKTIYFVTVLCVASIFTSSAYGVKQVELLKRDGKQNEIPLLENRFRIDSNLDKITLLIFREPGSPAVVLVRPDGSKYLVSELAKNLEVDWYDEISYDIVSIKNPMPGPWQAIGRIRSNSRVIALGKIDLEVQAFPSLIFRGETIKVTGQILNDGELINADFFKDVVNLDLSFISTNKENYANFGAGREDVATYKDDGYDLDERARDGVFTGELTFSFPAGEWTPVLSIITPLLERQIVQNPLIVHEPPLSYDIELGKDEDDHLLTINIDNTMVDPATVIIQGKIYYPNNEEQMFVIDAVANQSRQLSVKNYDWGRYNIELSIFGTNINGREFMATLPTYKFEVARPIEVIPEIEIPAISEPEIIIQSEPEEEKMTAAMLTSLIVGCNLLILLIGWLSIRVFVQKNPIKFNVKLPFLKKKKVGEDKVTDSGKNQLGKNGSKNDKSGEILNLSMSDD
- the dnaQ gene encoding DNA polymerase III subunit epsilon, which encodes MARRQIVLDTETTGIDPKQGHRIIEIGCVELVNRRLTGNNFHVYINPQRPSEEEAIDVHGITNEFLRDKPLFHQIAQEFFDYIEGAELVIHNAPFDIGHMDNEFALLNQGYPKTNTFCQVLDTLKMARDLHPGQKNNLDALCRRYDVDNAKRTLHGALLDSEILADVYLAMTGGQTKLNLNQNKDEGSEQRKGGIKRLNSDRAPLVVLCASDAEQSAHEARLDLVNKEGGQCIWRAE
- the rnhA gene encoding ribonuclease HI → MQKTVEIYTDGSCLGNPGPGGYGIFMIYDAHEKELSQGYKLTTNNRMEMLAAIVALESLTRECKVNLTTDSQYVKQGIESWITNWKKRGWLTSAKKPVKNVDLWKRLDKACSEHTVTWKWVKGHSGHKYNEIVDDLARDAAGSKDLLEDVGYQP